A genomic segment from Synchiropus splendidus isolate RoL2022-P1 chromosome 18, RoL_Sspl_1.0, whole genome shotgun sequence encodes:
- the nol4la gene encoding nucleolar protein 4-like, which translates to MAAKKACGDAPKRSRSPMVLEAEMFAEFQDWCLRTYGDSGKTKTVTRRKYNKIMQTLLQSDESDGVYVDNSHINAKFKFWVKSKGFTVGTNVLGEHNKRGGPGKPVLYVPVKSTGADGGSGGDSSLKRVAVVEDFFDIIYAMHVEMGSDPGRAPKHAGQKKTYKAIAETYAFLPREAVTRFLMSCGECQKRMHISPSTQEFKENDRPTSLVADIIDYNMPLTATYLKQMKLQCMTATERDDSSISSEEVNNSETAWAPARPPAAPTAPEPCPQNGDSEGPAVKDEDDEDLSESSSTNGQVGVAANAAEDTAPLTTSPAVTTPSEAVVPSGQVTENGVSTPLDFSSTWSSSSSDDQQPVNLMHSGSLSPQAVDPGRRLGKSPPHSTGSYDSMKMELSIGGEDGASDKTLIVDDDDDDHDDHDDSDKIIDVEGADPERLKAFNMFVRLFVDENLDRMVPISKQPKEKIQAIMESCGRQFPEFQERSRKRIRTYLKSCRRMKKGGFEIRPTPPHLTSAMAENILAAACESETRNAAKRMRLDVSPPTDESTDTPTSRDPAPVTPTAFAISSAAFASEQLYTNGGLSYTLRGYTAVAGGNQQNNNAQSNGPTDLSMKSTSPNSASSSNNHGQGGGGGGASAQLSPPEVTAVRQLIAGYRESAAFLLRSADELENLILHQN; encoded by the exons ATGGCAGCGAAGAAGGCGTGCGGGGATGCGCCCAAGAGGAGTCGGAGTCCGATGGTCCTGGAGGCGGAGATGTTTGCCGAATTTCAGGACTGGTGCCTCCGAACTTACGGAGATTCCGGGAAAACAAAGACGGTGACCCGAAGGAAATATAACAAGATCATGCAGACCCTGTTGCAGAGCGACGAGTCTGACGGCGTGTACGTGGACAACAGCCACATCAACGCCAAATTCAAGTTCTGGGTCAAGTCAAAAGGCTTCACGGTCGGAACCAACGTCCTGGGAGAGCACAACAAGAGAGGCGGTCCCGGGAAGCCGGTGCTGTACGTTCCGGTCAAGTCAACG GGCGCGGACGGAGGTTCCGGCGGCGACTCATCTTTGAAACGAGTGGCAGTGGTTGAAGACTTTTTCGACATCATCTATGCCATGCACGTGGAGATGGGCTCGGACCCCGGCCGGGCCCCGAAACACGCCGGCCAGAAAAAAACCTACAAAGCG ATTGCCGAGACGTATGCCTTCCTGCCCCGAGAGGCTGTGACCCGCTTTCTCATGAGCTGTGGGGAGTGTCAGAAGAGGATGCACATCAGCCCCAGCACGCAGGAGTTCAAAG AGAACGACAGGCCCACCTCGCTGGTCGCTGACATCATCGACTACAACATGCCGCTGACCGCCACCTACCTGAAGCAGATGAAACTGCAGTGCATGACAGCCACAGAGAGG GATGACAGCTCTATAAGCAGCGAGGAGGTGAACAACAGCGAGACGGCGTGGGCTCCAGCCAGGCCTCCTGCTGCACCCACCGCCCCAGAACCGTGCCCCCAGAACGGAGACAGCGAGGGTCCGGCTGTGAAAGACGAAGACG ACGAGGACTTgtctgagagcagcagcaccaaCGGACAGGTGGGCGTGGCAGCCAATGCTGCGGAGGACACCGCGCCTCTCACGACCTCCCCAGCTGTCACGACCCCTTCAGAGGCAGTGGTGCCTTCTGGTCAGGTGACAGAAAATGGGGTGAGCACTCCACTGGACTTCAGCAGCACCTGGTCCTCGTCTTCCTCGGACGACCAGCAGCCCGTCAACCTGATGCATTCTGGGAGCTTGTCGCCTCAAGCCGTCGACCCCGGCAGGAGACTGGGCAAG TCGCCGCCTCACAGCACAGGGAGCTACGATTCTATGAAGATGGAGCTGAGCATCGGCGGCGAGGACGGCGCCTCTGACAAAACTCTGATAGTGGACGACGATGACGACGACCATGACGACCACGATGACAGTGACAAGATCATCGACGTTGAGGGCGCTGATCCTGAGAGACTGAAGGCTTTCAAC ATGTTCGTGCGCCTCTTTGTGGACGAGAATCTGGACCGAATGGTTCCGATCTCCAAGCAGCCAAAGGAAAAAATCCAGGCCATCATGGAGTCATGTGGTCGTCAGTTCCCGGAATTCCAGGAGCGCTCCCGCAAGCGCATCCGCACCTACCTCAAGTCCTGCCGCCGCATGAAGAAGGGCGGCTTTGAG ATTCGACCCACACCCCCCCACCTCACCTCAGCCATGGCCGAGAACATTCTGGCCGCCGCCTGCGAAAGTGAAACTCGTAATGCTGCAAAGAGGATGCGCCTGGACGTCTCCCCGCCCACG GACGAGTCCACCGACACCCCGACCTCCCGGGACCCTGCCCCTGTGACACCCACCGCCTTTGCCATCTCCAGCGCAGCGTTTGCGTCTGAGCAGCTCTACACCAACGGAGGCCTCAGCTACACCCTGCGTGGCTACACGGCAGTTGCCGGGGGCAACCAGCAAAACAATAACGCACAAAGCAACG GTCCCACCGATCTCAGCATGAAGTCCACCAGTCCCAACTCTGCCTCAAGCTCCAACAATCACGGGCAGGGAGGCGGCGGGGGCGGAGCCTCGGCACAGCTCAGCCCTCCTGAGGTGACGGCGGTGAGGCAGCTCATCGCCGGCTACCGAGAGTCCGCTGCCTTCTTGCTGCGCTCGGCCGACGAGCTGGAGAATCTGATCCTG
- the LOC128749931 gene encoding uncharacterized protein LOC128749931 has protein sequence MNREERSRKKTGSLQRRRREPLRSPPPPAREEDRRGSGRRPGQVSSGREPGTQRKLSDSSNASEDLSKDSGCVSAGKLSASDSSSEISDCTSESNKRDSPCSDLGPGSGREASGEGAGLLPGCPSLTNSSGPFVELMTAGDTEELLRELEELRSENEYLKDEVEELRCEILEMRDVFQEDELFQLQELRLQLEHSNKTCRILQYRLRQAERRSVRGPQSSPADGEVVRTLEHDVKVARSVSLRLFQDLESLRSKSTQVEQENQELRERTQQLEVTCQVLQGEAERAREILKKRGFRQSGAQSERRLSQHLEDDSSDLHCQLHFAREELSLMCKKLARLVPESEAMRGQLERYHGAYGDIDAPVSPQGKKSSRRSREAELKTHLRLVEEEAVLLSRRIVELEVENRELRSEVNAVQAERKPDDGRGSEQEQSVSLTTREGPVGGEQDPSDCNHGNPAVSCHMTAADYQQLAALRDHACILTSALQLLRAPAGGADEALELLLVLLQELNQRVEALMGGASVTAERDPEDGKTLQLPEVMKNLKHTKKPELNCSDPKMQVSLRVLWILHQWTSSQRDVKGRERSSLLLQELLDTFGAEVRDKKTSGAGIYEVRELGGTTGSRGARCCGAPKKNWLYVSREAACVDREDLVKTWDHPVMPLSFPDLQRDLSQRSHTAPERSAVRIYFSPPSARRVRAAQRNLGVGSSPAGPDSHLTVGTRSGVSLPGQHHPGLDSKPLMVSVGLQTEGSPLRAASCRALGSPRPHASSDRPRSRPDRSRSSSQNSVAGLSPRASNTHQAPAQRYALVTEFLRRVSGRAETQKARSDPKASGQVQPRPPCAASLHRSDSMSRKKGFMRPREEPGRTARTRQDQKSQTTTTGELHDCSTSASRRSAPLSLCFTDKRHRATAVVGASSDHR, from the exons ATGAACAGAGAAGAGAGGAGCCGGAAGAAGACCGGGAGCCTGCAGAGGAGGCGCAGAGAGCCGCTCCGGAGTCCACCTCCACCGGCCCGGGAGGAGGACCGGAGAGGCTCGGGTAGGCGTCCGGGACAAGTGTCCTCTGGTCGGGAGCCCGGGACTCAGAGGAAGCTGTCAGACTCCAGCAACGCTTCGGAGGATCTGAGCAAAGACTCGGGATGTGTGTCCGCGGGGAAGCTGTCCGCCTCGGACAGCAGCTCGGAGATCTCGGACTGCACCTCCGAGAGCAACAAGCGGGACTCCCCCTGCAGCGACCTCGGCCCCGGCTCAGGGAGAGAGGCGTCGGGGGAGGGAGCCGGTCTGCTGCCTGGATGTCCGTCACTCACCAATTCCTCTGGTCCGTTCGTGGAGCTGATGACCGCGGGGGACACCGAGGAGCTCCTgcgagagctggaggagctcaGGTCCGAGAACGAGTACCTGAAG GACGAGGTGGAGGAGCTCCGCTGTGAGATCTTGGAGATGAGGGACGTCTTCCAGGAGGATGAGCTCTtccagctgcaggagctgcgGCTGCAGCTGGAGCACTCCAACAAGACCTGCCGCATCCTGCAGTACCGGCTGCGCCAGGCGGAGCGCCGCAGCGTGCGCGGGCCCCAGAGCAGCCCGGCTGACGGGGAGGTGGTCCGGACCCTGGAGCACGACGTCAAG GTGGCCCGCAGCGTCTCTCTTCGCCTCTTCCAAGACCTGGAGTCTCTCCGCTCCAAGAGCACCCAGGTGGAGCAGGAGAACCAGGAACTGCGTGAGAGGACACAACAGCTGGAGGTGACCTGCCAGGTCCTGCAGGGGGAGGCGGAGCGGGCCAGAGAG ATACTGAAGAAGAGGGGCTTCAGGCAGTCGGGGGCTCAGTCCGAGCGGAGGCTTTCCCAACATCTGgag gacgaCAGCTCGGATCTCCACTGCCAGCTGCACTTCGCCAGAGAGGAACTGTCCCTGATGTGCAAGAAGCTGGCGAGGCTGGTGCCGGAGAGCGAGGCGATGCGCGGACAGCTCGAGCGCTACCACGGCGCCTATGGGGACATAGACGCCCCCGTGTCGCCGCAGGGGAAGAAGAGCTCGCGGCGCTCCAGAGAGGCGGAGCTTAAGACTCACCTGaggctggtggaggaggaggcggtgcTGCTCAGCCGCCGAATTGTTGAGCTGGAGGTGGAGAACCGCGaattgaggtcagaggtcaacgcCGTGCAGGCAGAACGGAAACCTGATGACGGAAGAGGAAGTGAGCAGGAGCAGTCGGTGAGCCTGACCACCAGGGAAGGTCCGGTCGGTGGGGAACAAGACCCGTCTGattgtaaccatggcaacccgGCAGTGAGCTGTCACATGACTGCCGCGGACTACCAGCAGCTCGCTGCCCTCAGGGATCACGCCTGCATCCTGACTTCAGCCCTTCAGTTGCTGAGggcaccagcagggggcgcggACGAGGCGCTGGAGctcctgctggtgctgctgcaggaaCTCAATCAGAGGGTGGAGGCCCTGATGGGCGGGGCTAGTGTTACAGCTGAGAGAGACCCAGAGgatggaaaaactcttcaactACCGGAGGTGATGAAGAACCTGAAGCACACAAAAAAGCCAGAGCTGAATTGCAGCGACCCGAAGATGCAAGTGTCCCTGCGGGTCCTGTGGATCCTGCATCAGTGGACCAGCTCACAGAGAGATGTGAAG GGTCGGGAAAGAAGCAGTTTGctcctgcaggagctgctggacacctTTGGAGCTGAGGTGCGAGACAAGAAGACAAGTGGCGCCGGCATATACGAG GTCAGGGAGCTGGGCGGAACCACAGGTTCGAGAGGAGCCCGCTGTTGTGGTGCACCAAAGAAGAACTGGCTCTACGTGAGTCGGGAAGCCGcttgtgtggaccgggaagATCTGGTCAAGACCTGGGACCATCCTGTGATGCCGCTCAGTTTCCCTGACCTCCAGCGTGACCTCAGCCAGAGGAGCCACACCGCCCCAGAACGATCTGCGGTGCGGATCTACTTCAGCCCGCCCTCTGCCCGCCGTGTCCGGGCAGCACAGAGGAACCTTGGTGTTGGATCCTCTCCGGCGGGTCCAGACTCACACCTGACTGTG GGAACCCGCTCCGGTGTGAGTCTTCCGGGTCAGCACCACCCGGGCCTGGATTCCAAGCCTCTCATGGTGAGTGTGGGTCTGCAGACGGAGGGGTCCCCACTGAGAGCCGCTTCCTGTCGAGCTTTGGGATCTCCCCGTCCGCACGCATCTTCAGACAGACCGCGGAGCCGACCCGACCGCTCCAGAAGTTCCAGTCAGAACTCAGTGGCAGGCCTGTCCCCCAGAGCCTCCAACACCCACCAGGCCCCTGCACAACGCTACGCTTTGGTGACGGAGTTTCTGAGGCGGGTCAGCGGGCGTGCTGAGACCCAGAAGGCCAGAAGTGACCCCAAGGCCTCAGGCCAGGTCCAACCAAGACCGCCGTGTGCTGCGAGCCTTCACCGAAGTGACAGCATGAGTCGGAAGAAGGGCTTCATGAGGCCCAGAGAAGAACCGGGCCGCACTGCCAGGACACGCCAGGACCAGAAGAGCCAAACAACCACCACG GGTGAACTCCATGACTGCAGCACCAGTGCTTCCAGACGCTCTGCCCCTCTCTCCCTTTGCTTCACGGACAAACGCCACAGAGCCACGGCAGTCGTGGGCGCCTCCTCAGACCACCGTTGA
- the LOC128749555 gene encoding uncharacterized protein LOC128749555, producing MASQLVTPDSTPLRSSRFQLVAWVNKLLQTKFMDVRQFGSGAVQCQILDSVIPGSVDLTQVRFAAQSEEDCTHNFSILQDSLSNFNIPKTFPVPKLIKGELRSNLETLRWFQAFYMANESDEAYDAVKARNKQDIVPLVLENRSPGMDSEPDLNGSGKKLYNQRWEEEFSWVEQSPLGKQYSFCRVCHKNLKTAMNGVVDLKRHQDCKSHSKKLDSPKAQVHQPSLRRGSAATPETLSRGMAEQEEPEEDASEPVGRSKTCSHLGVEFIKKHSSPPHNYQHEFVTSMGERNPYCLYLYDGQKLDSDLEVAVILVGFLDLQKSRQCVRFLDAVESPTSGAAVVAVLEKFHLSTDDLVALHLSDEKQAAQEVCSHLWGINPNIVVPGHLRGLADAACDAGVQVLSAPVRQLIDDLHAHHLSTSHQILPLQSVFDSKFLSKEFSGLSIHLLLSRILAVWGDLLQSFRTCEDSEKVQHIRSQLQNPEIQATFIFLEQALKPLHRLQDSTEAAADVELPLIYRGISDLLSTFASRFLHQSAATRFLDENNVQILQNNQFHLTDSPLSVCGKAVEDFLEKSKSSELLPLLQERALSFYIATTSKISEELPVSAGLLKSIGDLLDPMSWRTVTVATVRELGTKVGVCCSPKEALQLARDFEEVRKDEPQAEERKNGHASVSLGSHWASILKETTSKSLFRRLVLTLLCLPCPPPDTSLVFTQALQQPSTTDSSGPEAPVSVRVSNTTWSDSRAGLPSGPRCPQGFFPCEVVLNRLDESLSEIEGLKVCWEVAPRGRPTRSCSRKEAYQDGRGFGVGELVWGKLKGFSWWPGLVMPWKTNSSPAGIRRVEWFGDGMFSEIYTEKLLHFRNFRQCFCKNSFASLPIYKDAMYQILELAGERAGKSFSEAGGDRAQEMRLMVDWALHGFLPKGPAGFSPPGDSSSQADSEDSSLSDYQPPAKRKYALKSKSLSAGSRYCRELIRKKLKDGLKIEKLCLPCGSTDVVSPHPIFQGGLCLKCKENFTETLFRYDEDGYQSYCTICCAGMEVVLCDNPSCCRCFCKDCLDILVQPGTFDLIKQQDPWHCFICKPSQCQQELRLRPDWSVRVQDFFANDSAFQFEPHRLYPCIPAHQRRPLRVLSLFDGIATGYLVLKDLGFNIERYIASEICEDSIAVGMIKHEGRIQYVNDVRTITRKHLAEWGPFDLLIGGSPCNDLSMVNPLRKGLFEGTGRLFFEFYRILTLLKPKEEEERPFFWLFENVVFMSANDKADICRFLECNPILIDAIKVSPAHRARYFWGNLPGMNRPVASSLDDKVILQDCLEVGRVAKFDKVRTITTKSNSIRQGKTGPLPVSMNGREDYLWCTEMEQVFGFPKHYTDVNNMGRAQRQKVLGRSWSVPVIRHLFAPLKDYYQCQS from the exons ATGGCCAGTCAGCTGGTGACCCCAGACTCCACCCCTCTCAGGTCTAGTCGCTTCCAGCTGGTGGCCTGGGTCAACAAGCTCCTTCAGACCAAATTCATGGACGTGAGACAGTTTGGTTCAG GGGCGGTGCAGTGTCAGATTTTGGACAGTGTCATACCAGGTTCAGTGGACTTGACCCAAGTCAGGTTTGCTGCTCAGAGCGAAGAAGACTGCACacacaacttctccatcctgcaggacTCCCTGAGCAACTTCAACATCCCCAAG ACGTTTCCAGTGCCCAAGCTCATCAAGGGAGAGCTCCGCAGCAACCTGGAGACTCTTCGCTGGTTCCAAGCTTTCTACATGGCGAACGAGTCAGACGAGGCCTATGATGCTGTGAAAGCTCGAAACAAGCAAGACATCGTCCCACTGGTCCTGGAGAACA GAAGTCCGGGAATGGATTCGGAGCCTGATTTGAACGGGTCCGGAAAGAAGTTGTACAACCAGCGCTGGGAGGAGGAGTTCAGCTGGGTGGAGCAGAGTCCTCTCGGGAAACAGTACTCCTTCTGCCGGGTTTGCCACAAGAACCTCAAGACAGCCATGAACGGAGTTGTGGACCTGAAACGGCACCAGGACTGTAAAAGCCATAGCAAGAAACTTGATTCGCCAAAAGCCCAAGTGCACCAGCCGAGCCTGCGCCGAGGCAGTGCAGCGACGCCAGAGACGTTGAGTCGTGGCATGGCAGAGCAAGAGGAGCCAGAGGAGGATGCTTCGGAGCCGGTGGGCAGGAGCAAGACCTGCAGCCATTTGGGTGTGGAGTTTATCAAGAAAcactcctcacctcctcacaaCTATCAGCACGAGTTCGTCACATCGATGGGCGAACGCAACCCCTACTGCCTGTACCTGTACGACGGCCAGAAACTGGACTCAGACCTGGAAGTTGCCGTGATTCTAGTTGGATTTTTGGACTTGCAAAAGTCCCGGCAGTGTGTCCGCTTTCTGGATGCCGTTGAGTCTCCGACAAGTGGGGCTGCCGTGGTGGCAGTCCTGGAAAAGTTCCACCTGTCCACTGACGACCTTGTGGCTCTTCACCTGTCTGACGAGAAGCAGGCTGCACAGGAGGTCTGTTCCCACCTGTGGGGGATCAACCCCAACATCGTGGTGCCCGGTCACCTCCGTGGACTCGCTGACGCAGCGTGTGACGcaggagtccaggtgctttCTGCTCCTGTCCGTCAGCTGATCGACGACCTCCATGCACATCACCTCTCTACCTCACACCAGATCCTGCCTCTCCAGTCTGTCTTCGACTCCAAGTTCCTCAGTAAGGAATTCTCTGGACTTAGTATCCACCTGCTGTTGTCCAGAATCCTGGCAGTGTGGGGGGACCTCCTGCAGTCCTTCAGGACCTGTGAAGACTCTGAGAAGGTTCAGCACATCCGCTCACAGCTCCAGAATCCTGAAATACAAGCCACGTTCATCTTCCTGGAGCAGGCCCTCAAGCCCTTGCACAGACTCCAGGACAGCACTGAGGCAGCAGCCGATGTAGAGCTGCCGCTCATCTACAGAGGCATCAGTGACCTGCTGAGCACCTTTGCCTCTCGCTTCCTTCATCAGAGCGCAGCTACCCGCTTCCTGGACGAGAACAACGTCCAGATCCTCCAGAACAACCAGTTCCACCTCACGGATTCTccactgagtgtgtgtggcaAGGCAGTGGAGGACTTCCTGGAGAAATCCAAATCGTCTGAGCTGTTGCCTCTGCtccaggagagggcgctgtcCTTCTACATCGCCACCACTTCAAAGATCTCTGAAGAGCTGCCTGTGAGCGCAGGACTCCTCAAAAGCATTGGCGACCTTCTGGACCCCATGTCATGGCGAACAGTGACCGTTGCTACAGTGCGAGAGCTCGGGACAAAAGTGGGGGTCTGCTGCTCCCCAAAGGAAGCCCTCCAGCTCGCCAGAGACTTTGAAGAAGTCAGGAAAGATGAGCCTcaggcagaggagaggaagaacgGTCACGCGTCAGTCTCACTGGGGAGTCACTGGGCGTCCATCTTGAAAGAAACCACATCCAAGTCTCTCTTCAGGAGGCTGGTTCTCACGCTTCTGTGTCTTCCATGTCCACCCCCTGATACCTCACTGGTTTTTACCCAG GCTCTCCAGCAGCCCAGCACCACAGACTCCTCTGGTCCTGAGGCGCCGGTGAGCGTCAGAGTCAGCAACACCACGTGGAGTGACTCCCGGGCTGGTTTGCCTTCAGGACCGCGCTGCCCGCAGGGTTTCTTTCCGTGTGAAGTTGTTCTCAACCGACTGGACG AGTCTCTGAGCGAGATTGAGGGGTTGAAAGTCTGCTGGGAAGTG GCTCCACGAGGTCGACCCACCCGTAGCTGCTCCAGGAAGGAAGCCTACCAG GATGGGCGGGGCTTTGGGGTCGGGGAGCTGGTCTGGGGAAAACTGAAAGGCTTCTCCTGGTGGCCTGGATTGGTGATGCCCTGGAAGACCAACTCATCACCAGCAGGGATCAGGAGGGTGGAGTGGTTTGGAGACGGGATGTTCTCAGAG ATCTACACGGAGAAGCTCCTCCACTTCAGGAACTTCCGCCAGTGCTTCTGTAAGAACTCCTTTGCCAGCCTGCCCATCTACAAAGACGCCATGTATCAGATCCTGGAG TTGGCAGGAGAACGTGCTGGTAAATCTTtctctgaagctggaggagatcGAGCCCAGGAGATGAGGCTGATGGTGGACTGGGCCTTGCATGGCTTCCTGCCGAAGGGACCTGCGGGGTTCTCACCTCCAG GAGATTCTTCGTCCCAAGCTGACTCGGAGGACTCGTCTCTGTCCGACTATCAGCCTCCTGCCAAGAGGAAGTACGCCTTGAAAAGCAAGAGCTTGTCCGCCGGCTCCCGCTACTGCCGAG AACTGATCAGAAAGAAGCTGAAGGACGGTCTGAAGATTGAAA AGCTGTGTTTGCCGTGCGGCTCCACCGACGTGGTGTCTCCACACCCCATCTTCCAGGGTGGCCTCTGTCTCAAGTGCAAG GAGAACTTCACCGAGACCTTGTTCCGCTACGATGAGGACGGTTACCAGTCCTACTGCACCATCTGCTGTGCTGGGATGGAGGTGGTTCTGTGTGACAACCCCAGCTGCTGCAG GTGTTTCTGTAAGGACTGTCTGGATATTCTGGTGCAACCGGGGACCTTTGACCTGATCAAGCAGCAGGACCCgtggcactgtttcatctgcAAACCCTCGCAGTGTCAGCAAGAGCTGCGGCTGAGGCCCGACTGGAGCGTCCGAGTGCAGGACTTCTTCGCCAACGACAGCGCCTTCCAGTTT GAGCCTCACCGACTGTACCCCTGCATCCCTGCCCACCAGCGCCGGCCGCTCAGAGTGCTGTCTCTGTTCGACGGCATCGCCACGG GGTACCTGGTCCTCAAAGATCTGGGCTTCAACATCGAGCGCTACATCGCGTCGGAGATCTGCGAGGACTCCATCGCAGTGGGGATGATCAAGCACGAGGGCAGGATCCAGTACGTCAACGACGTCCGCACCATCACCAGGAAGCAC CTGGCGGAGTGGGGACCCTTCGACCTGCTGATCGGAGGAAGTCCTTGCAATGATCTGTCCATGGTCAACCCGCTGAGGAAAGGCCTCTTCG AAGGAACCGGCCGCCTCTTCTTCGAGTTCTACAGGATCTTGACCTTGCTGAAACccaaggaggaagaagagcggCCCTTCTTCTGGTTGTTTGAAAACGTGGTTTTCATGTCTGCCAACGACAAGGCAGACATCTGCCGCTTCCTGGAG TGCAACCCCATTTTGATCGACGCCATCAAGGTCAGTCCGGCGCACAGAGCTCGCTACTTCTGGGGGAACCTGCCCGGGATGAACAG GCCCGTGGCATCCTCGCTGGACGATAAGGTCATTCTCCAGGACTGTCTGGAGGTCGGACGGGTTGCTAAG TTCGACAAAGTGCGGACCATCACCACTAAGTCCAACTCCATCCGGCAGGGGAAGACGGGTCCGCTGCCAGTGAGCATGAACGGTCGGGAGGACTACCTGTGGTGCACGGAGATGGAgca GGTCTTCGGCTTCCCCAAGCACTACACCGACGTCAACAACATGGGGCGGGCGCAGAGGCAGAAGGTCCTGGGTCGGTCCTGGAGCGTCCCCGTGATCCGGCATCTCTTCGCCCCCCTCAAAGACTACTACCAGTGTCAGTcctag